A single window of Drosophila suzukii chromosome 3, CBGP_Dsuzu_IsoJpt1.0, whole genome shotgun sequence DNA harbors:
- the LOC108019320 gene encoding venom allergen-1: protein MELNWLKLVMLLKWFHFGWGEFIDFCELPYCGTNNLACNNPSKYSVMCPSNARTLSMSRYRNALLNAFNEFRNYTAGGRQKYLKGGAARMSRLSYSTDLEDLARMAVITCSAHKFCLSSPEFYYVGTNQGSTYYLGSLNDFEDLELMLRTIQDWTKYADYINMKMALYMPISLDKSGAAKALLLMTDRNTHVGCSAMRFTVNSVHNFIFVCAFSTDIFVERPIYRMSSKPGSACKRLDPTYSALCAGGENYGNNKPQPNAMVFQLPLDISKGRQSYVPAT, encoded by the exons ATGGAGCTGAATTGGTTGAAACTCGTAATGCTGCTCAAATGGTTTCACTTTGGTTGGGGCGAGTTTATCGACTTTTGCGAACTGCCCTACTGCGGAACCAATAACTTAGCCTGCAACAATCCATCA AAATACAGCGTAATGTGTCCGTCGAATGCCAGGACTCTTTCCATGTCGAGGTACCGAAATGCTTTACTAAATGCCTTCAATGAGTTTCGCAACTATACGGCCGGTGGAAGGCAGAAGTATCTCAAAGGAGGGGCTGCCCGAATGTCCCGATTGAGTTACTCTACAGATCTTGAGGATTTAGCACGAATGGCGGTCATCACGTGCTCTGCACACAAGttttgcctgagctcaccggaGTTCTACTACGTAGGCACCAACCAAGGATCCACTTACTACCTGGGTAGCTTGAACGATTTCGAGGACCTCGAACTGATGCTAAGGACCATCCAAGATTGGACCAAATATGCGGATTACATCAATATGAAAATGGCTCTCTATATGCCGATTTCATTGGATAAAAG TGGAGCTGCAAAAGCTTTACTTTTAATGACCGATCGGAACACCCACGTGGGCTGCTCGGCAATGCGATTCACCGTGAACTCCGTCCACAATTTCATCTTCGTGTGCGCCTTTAGTACAGATATTTTCGTGGAACGTCCCATTTATCGGATGTCAAGTAAACCAGGAAGTGCCTGTAAGCGGTTGGATCCTACCTATTCAGCTTTGTGTGCCGGTGGCGAAAACTACGGTAATAATAAGCCCCAGCCCAACGCAATGGTCTTCCAATTACCCCTCGACATATCCAAGGGTCGACAGTCTTATGTTCCTGCCACATAG
- the AOX1 gene encoding uncharacterized protein AOX1, giving the protein MAGRITINGTIHEVNLAALPADISLNTFIREYAGLTGTKFMCQEGGCGVCVCTLSGLHPETGEPRTWAVNSCLTLLNTCLGLEVTTSEGLGNKRTGYHAIQQRLAKMNGTQCGYCSPGIVMNMYGLLKSKGGKVTMEEVENSFGGNICRCTGYRPILDAMKSFAVDSNIQVPAECIDIEDLSTKQCPKTGQTCSGSCKKQQPKGSQLYPDGSRWSWPENLGELFAALQGAVKEKLPYMFVAGNTAHGVYRRSPDIKAFIDVSGLAELKGHKLSSDKSSLTLGGNLSLSETMELCRQLEKTKGFEYLGQVWQHLDWIANVPVRNAGTLAGNLAIKHAHPEFPSDVFIVLEALDARVIVQEAVNKQKTVSLASYLGGSMEGKIVRGVVLSAYPKERFAFDSYKIMPRAQNAHAYVNAAFLVEFSGDSKVKSSRICFGGINPEFVHATAIEKLIQEKNLFENGLVEKAFGQLSTLLQPDEVLPDASPAYRRKLACGLFYKFLLKTASERKQGLASRFVTGGSLLKRPVSSGQQSFETFQEHYPVTKATEKHEGLIQCSGEATYANDLPTQHNQLWVAFVSAKKVGAKVIKVDPQPALDLPGVVAYLDAKDIPGPNYVGPKIRDQFFFAQEEELFATGEIKFFGQPVGLIVANSNSLANRAAELVKLTYEGGAEELLPSLKHVLDKVGSEAGNNKRLEQKVKSTIDVLELEEPFDVSSSGQLDMGLQYHYYMEPQTTVVLPFEGGLQVYAATQWMDLTQDCIANILNIKTNEVQVKTRRIGGGYGGKATRGNLAAAAAAVAAHKLNRPIRFVQSLESIMTTLGKRWAFHCDYDFFVQKSGKISGIVSRFYEDAGYLSNESPISHTVMLSKNCYEFSENYKLDGFLVYTDSPSNTPCRAPGSVEGIAMIENMIEHIAFETGLDPVDVRYANMLPAHKMGEMMPRFLESTKYKERRAAVIAHNKENRWHKRGLGLCIMEYQIGYFGQFPATVAIYHSDGTVVVSHGGIEMGQGMNTKISQVVGHTLGIPMEQVRIEASDTINGANSMVTGGAVGSEMLCYAVRKACETLNQRLEPLKEELKPQNWHDLIKEAYNRKINLIASDQCKQGDMDPYSVCGLCLTEVELDVLTGNYIVGRVDILEDTGESLNPNVDIGQIEGAFMMGLGYWTSEQVVVDPQTGECLTNRTWTYKPPGAKDIPTDLRIELLPRSPNKAGFMRSKATGEPAICLSVAVAFALQQALQSARDDAGLPKSWVTLTAPMTPEHLVLHAGTEPNQFKLN; this is encoded by the exons ATGGCTGGAAGAATTACAATCAACGGCACCATCCATGAAG TTAATCTGGCTGCTCTGCCGGCGGATATCTCGCTGAACACCTTCATCCGGGAGTACGCAGGCTTGACGGGCACAAAGTTCATGTGCCAGGAGGGCGGATGCGGCGTCTGCGTCTGCACCTTGAGTGGACTGCATCCGGAGACCGGGGAGCCGCGCACCTGGGCGGTCAACTCGTGCCTCACGCTGCTGAACACCTGTTTAGGTCTGGAGGTGACCACCTCGGAGGGGTTGGGTAACAAGCGGACCGGCTACCATGCCATCCAGCAGCGATTGGCCAAGATGAACGGCACCCAGTGCGGCTACTGCTCGCCGGGAATCGTGATGAACATGTACGGCCTGCTGAAATCAAAGGGCGGCAAGGTGACCATGGAGGAGGTGGAGAATTCCTTTGGAGGCAACATCTGCCGCTGCACTGGCTATCGCCCCATCCTGGATGCCATGAAGTCCTTTGCGGTGGACAGTAACATCCAGGTGCCGGCCGAGTGCATTGACATTGAGGATCTGAGCACCAAGCAGTGCCCCAAGACGGGTCAAACCTGCTCCGGAAGTTGCAAGAAGCAGCAGCCCAAGGGCAGCCAATTGTATCCGGATGGCAGTCGCTGGAGTTGGCCAGAGAATTTGGGGGAGCTCTTTGCCGCCCTGCAGGGAGCAGTCAAGGAGAAGCTTCCTTATATGTTTGTGGCTGGCAATACTGCCCATGGAGTCTACAGACGTAGTCCGGACATCAAGGCATTCATCGATGTGTCCGGCCTGGCGGAGCTCAAGGGTCACAAGCTGAGCTCGGATAAGTCCTCCCTAACCCTTGGAGGCAACCTGAGCCTCAGTGAAACCATGGAGCTGTGCCGTCAGTTGGAGAAAACCAAGGGTTTCGAGTATCTGGGCCAGGTGTGGCAACACCTCGATTGGATCGCCAATGTTCCAGTGCGCAAT GCTGGCACCTTGGCGGGCAACCTGGCCATCAAGCATGCCCACCCGGAGTTCCCCTCGGATGTGTTCATTGTCCTGGAGGCCCTCGATGCCCGTGTGATTGTCCAGGAGGCGGTGAACAAGCAGAAGACTGTGAGCCTGGCCAGCTATCTTGGTGGATCCATGGAGGGAAAGATTGTACGGGGCGTGGTGCTATCCGCTTACCCCAAGGAGCGATTTGCCTTTGACTCTTACAAG ATTATGCCCCGTGCTCAGAATGCCCATGCCTATGTGAATGCTGCCTTCCTCGTCGAGTTTTCTGGAGACTCCAAGGTGAAGTCATCCCGCATTTGCTTCGGTGGAATCAATCCGGAATTCGTACATGCCACGGCAATTGAAAAGTTGATCCaagagaaaaatctttttgagAATGGATTGGTGGAGAAGGCCTTTGGACAACTTTCCACCCTGCTTCAACCCGATGAAGTCCTACCAGACGCCTCTCCGGCATATCGTCGCAAGTTGGCCTGTGGACTCTTCTACAAGTTCCTTTTGAAAACAGCATCTGAGAGGAAACAGGGGTTGGCCAGTCGGTTCGTGACAGGAGGTTCTCTCCTCAAACGGCCCGTGTCCAGTGGCCAACAGAGCTTCGAGACCTTCCAGGAGCACTACCCGGTGACCAAGGCCACGGAGAAACACGAGGGTCTGATCCAGTGCTCCGGCGAAGCCACCTACGCCAACGATTTGCCCACCCAGCACAATCAGCTGTGGGTGGCGTTTGTGTCCGCCAAGAAGGTAGGCGCCAAGGTGATCAAAGTGGATCCACAGCCAGCTCTCGATCTTCCCGGAGTGGTGGCGTACCTGGATGCCAAGGACATTCCGGGACCTAACTACGTTGGGCCCAAGATCAGGGATCAATTCTTCTTCGCACAGGAAGAGGAGCTATTCGCCACCGGGGAGATTAAGTTCTTTGGTCAGCCCGTCGGCTTGATCGTGGCCAACTCCAACTCCCTGGCTAATCGGGCTGCAGAGTTGGTGAAGCTGACCTACGAGGGCGGAGCAGAAGAGCTGCTGCCCAGCTTGAAGCATGTGCTGGACAAGGTTGGATCTGAAGCTGGCAATAACAAGAGATTAGAGCAGAAGGTCAAGTCCACCATCGATGTCCTGGAGCTGGAGGAACCTTTTGATGTGAGCTCCTCCGGTCAGCTAGACATGGGTCTGCAGTACCACTACTACATGGAACCCCAGACCACAGTGGTTCTGCCCTTCGAGGGTGGGTTGCAGGTCTACGCGGCCACCCAGTGGATGGACCTCACCCAGGATTGCATCGCCAATATCCTGAATATCAAGACCAACGAGGTGCAGGTAAAGACGCGTCGCATTGGAGGAGGATATGGTGGCAAGGCGACTAGGGGCAACTTGGCCGCTGCAGCCGCTGCCGTGGCTGCTCACAAACTTAACCGACCCATTAGATTTGTCCAGTCCTTGGAATCCATCATGACCACTCTGGGAAAGCGATGGGCCTTCCACTGCGACTACGACTTCTTTGTCCAGAAATCCGGAAAGATATCCGGCATCGTGAGCAGATTCTACGAGGATGCAGGCTACCTGTCCAACGAGTCACCTATTAGCCACACTGTAATGCTTTCCAAGAATTGCTACGAGTTCAGTGAAAACTACAAGCTGGATGGCTTCCTGGTCTACACGGATTCACCATCGAACACCCCTTGCCGTGCTCCTGGTTCCGTGGAGGGCATCGCCATGATTGAAAACATGATCGAGCACATTGCCTTCGAAACCGGACTGGATCCGGTCGATGTCCGTTATGCCAATATGTTGCCCGCCCACAAGATGGGCGAAATGATGCCCAGGTTCCTGGAGAGCACCAAGTACAAGGAACGCAGGGCGGCGGTAATTGCTCACAACAAGGAGAACCGCTGGCACAAGCGAGGATTGGGCCTGTGCATCATGGAGTACCAGATTGGATACTTTGGCCAGTTCCCCGCCACCGTGGCTATTTACCACAGTGATGGAACCGTGGTGGTCTCCCACGGAGGCATTGAAATGGGACAAG GCATGAACACCAAGATCTCGCAGGTTGTGGGACACACTTTGGGCATTCCCATGGAGCAGGTTCGCATCGAGGCCAGCGATACCATCAACGGAGCCAACTCCATGGTCACCGGAGGAGCGGTGGGCAGTGAAATGCTCTGCTATGCGGTTCGCAAGGCCTGCGAGACCCTCAATCAGCGATTGGAACCTTTGAAGGAGGAGCTTAAGCCCCAGAATTGGCACGACCTCATCAAGGAGGCATATAACAGGAAGATTAACCTGATAGCCAGCGATCAGTGCAAACAGGGAGACATGGATCCCTACTCCGTGTGTGGTCTCTGTCTCACCGAAGTGGAGCTGGATGTCCTGACCGGCAACTACATTGTGGGTCGAGTGGACATCCTGGAGGACACCGGCGAGAGTCTGAACCCCAATGTGGACATTGGCCAGATCGAAGGGGCCTTCATGATGGGACTGGGTTACTGGACCAGCGAACAGGTCGTTGTGGATCCTCAGACAGGCGAGTGCCTCACAAATCGCACATGGACTTATAAGCCACCAGGAGCAAAGGATATACCCACGGATCTGCGCATTGAACTGCTGCCTAGGAGTCCCAATAAGGCGGGCTTCATGAGGTCCAAGG CCACTGGAGAGCCCGCCATCTGTCTGTCCGTCGCCGTGGCGTTTGCCCTGCAGCAGGCTCTGCAATCAGCTCGCGATGACGCTGGTCTTCCAAAGTCCTGGGTGACCCTTACCGCCCCGATGACCCCCGAGCACCTGGTCCTCCACGCGGGCACCGAGCCCAACCAGTTCAAGCTGAACTAA